In the Azospirillum sp. TSH100 genome, CACGGGGCCGAAGATCTCCTCACGGGCGATCGTCATGTCCGGGGACACGTCGGCGAAGATCGTGGGTCTCACAAAGTATCCCCGTTCCAGCCCCTCCGGCCGCCCGAGGCCGCCGGCGACGAGACGCGCCCCTTCGTCGATGCCGGAGCGGATGAATGCCTGGATCCGCTCGAACTGTCCCAGGTTGACCACCGGCCCCATCGCCGTCGAGCCGTCGGCCGGATCGCCGATCCGGATTTTCTCGGCTTCGACCGCCATATGGGTGACGACCTCCTCGATTTGGGAGGAGTGGACCAGCACCCGGCTGGGCGCATGACAGGACTGGCCGGAATTGAAGAACCCCCGACCGACGGTCCACCGCGCCGCAGCGGCGAGGTCCGCATCGGGAAGAATGATGTTGGCCGACTTGCCGCCCAGCTCCTGGGCGACGCGCTTGACCGTCGGTGCGGCGGCACTGGCGACCAGGATACCGGCGCGCGTCGAGCCTGTGAACGAGATCATGTCGATTCCGGAATGGCGGCACATCGCCTCTCCCAGCAGCGGGCCGTCGCCCACCACGACGTTGAACACGCCCTTCGGCACCCCCGCCTGGTCGAAGATCTCCGCCAGGAACAACGTGGAGAGGGGGGAATATTCGCTTGGTTTGATCACGACCGTGCATCCGGCCGCCAGCGCGTAGGCCGCCTTGGTGACCGGCGTCTGCACCGGCCAGTTCCATGGCGTGATCAACCCGCAGACGCCGAGCGCCTCCCGCCGGACGATCGCATCGCCGATGCGCGTCTCGAACCGGTAGTCCCCGAGCAGGGAGATCGCCTGTTTGAAGTGATCGATCGGGCCCATGGTTTGGACCGGAACGCTCTTGGGCGAGCCCATCTCCCGGGCGATCAGGTCGGCAAGTTCGGGACGGCGGGCGCTGTAGACCTCGACGATTCGCTCGAACATCGCTATGCGCTCGGTCGGGGTCGTGGCGCTATAATCCGCGAAGGCGCGGCGGGCCGCCGTCACGGCGCGGTCCAGATCGGCCGTGCCGCAAAGACCGACCGCCGCGAATTCCGTCTCGCTGGTCGGATCGACCAAGGAGCGCGAGTCCTCCGGCGATGAGTCTCCCCATTCGCCGTCGATGTAGTATTTCGGATAAAGCTTCACCCGTGTTTCTCCCGGCTGCCGGGCCCCCTGCCCTTCGGTCGCAGCCTGTCAGCTGTTGTGCGTCAGACCACCGTCGACGGCGATCGTCTGGCCGGTGACGAAGCCGGCCGCCGGAGTCGCGAGGAAGATGATGGCTCCCGCCAGATCTTCCGGCAGTTGTCCCTTGGGGAGGCATTGTTCGCCGAGCACCCGGATGCGGAACGCTTCCGTCGGGTTGTGGATCCGCTCGACCTCGGTGGCGATGGCGCCGGGCCGGATGCAGTTGACCGTGATGCCGTGCGGACCGAGTTCACGGGCCATCGCATTGGTCATCCCGATGATCGCGGATTTCGAGGTCACATAATGCAGATAGTTCGCCACGCCGCGCGGAACGGAATCGGACGAGATATTGATGATGCGACCCCATTTGGCCTCACGCATCACGGGCGCCACCGCGCAGGCGCAGAGATAGGTACCGGTGATGTTGATCCTCAGCACCCGTTCCCACTCCTCCAATGGGATCTGGTCGAAGACGACCTTGTTCAGCGTGGCGAAGATCGCCGCGTTGTTGACCAGGACATCGATGCGGCCGAACTGCTCCACCGTCGTGGCGACCATCGCCTCCACCGAGTCCTTTGAACCGACATCGACCATCACCGCCCGCGCCCGCCCGCCGGCTTCCTCGATTTCGTTCTGGACCGCCTGTGCCTTGGCGAGATTGAGATCGGCAACCGCCACGACGGCGCCGGCCGCGGCAAACTGACGGGCCAATTCACGCCCGATGCCCTGCCCTGCGCCGGTCACGACGACGATGCGGTCCTGCACGCTGAAATCGCGTGCGTGCGCAGGCACTCCGGAATCGACCGGAGCATGGGTGGATGTCTGACCCAGCATCTTCACTCCTTAAATTCAGACTGTTTTTCAGACAAGCAGTTCAGGCATCCAGCGGGATCTACTCCCATGCCGCAGGGGATTTCTGGCTGTCGATCCAGTCAAACCCTCGCGGCCGTCATGAATTCTCATGGGTATTCTTCACGCCGGACCGTTGTTGCGGATGCAGTTTCAGCGACGCATCGAACGACCCGCAGCCAAAATGGCGGCATATTCGAGAGTGACAGGAAAAGCAGCGCTCCCGGGAGACCATATATCCCAAAGGTAATCGCATTTGACTCCGTGAATTTGCGACGGGAGGTCTTTATATAAGACGATATTATACCGTCTCATGAGTGGGGGCTTTTCTCAGAAAGCCGGCATGATTACCGTACACCCGCCCAAGAACGCGCTTTCGCGCAACAAGTGGTGACGGGAAAGGAAACAGGTCATGCGTGCAGCCAGATCAGCCGAGACAGACACCGAAAACGTCGGAACGATGCGCGACGGAGTGCTTGCCCAGAAGCATCTCCTTTTCGGCAAGGATGATTCCCCGCTCAACTATGACCTCAACATGGGACGTGCCGGCGAAGGCGGTTGGCGTACCCCGCGTCATCGCCACAACTTCGACCAGATCCGCTACGTCATCAAAGGGGCTTTGCCCTATGGGGAGAACCAAGTCCTGCAGCAGGGCTGGGTCGGCTATTTCCCGGAGAGCGTCTATTACGGACCGCAGGAGCGTGCCGAAGGGCTGGAAACGATGGTGCTGCAGTTCGGCGGCGCGAGCGGCGGCGGCTATCTGAGCGTGGCCCGGCGCGAGGCCGCGAACGCCGCGCTGAACGAGATCGGCACCTTCAAGGGCGGCAAGTTCATCTATGAGGATGAGAATGGCCAGACCGTGACCCGCGACGGCTCGGAGGCCTGCTTCGAGAAGGCGACCGGCCAGACGCTGGAGTTCGTGGCCCCACGCTATGCCGATGTCGTCGCGATGAACCCCGATGCATTCGCGTGGATGCCCGAGGACAAGGGGGTCCATGTCAAGACGCTGGGTACCTTCACCGAGCGCGGCGCGCGCATCGGCTTCGTCAAGCTCGACCCGGAGGGCGTCTATCGGGCCGGGGCGAAGGAATCCATCGAGATCCTGTTCCTGACCAAGGGGCAGGTGGTGGTGGACAACATCGAATACGGCCCTGAATCGGCATTCGAGCTTCTGCCCGACGAGGATCCGGTGCCCATGCGCGCGACCAGGGAGACCGAGTTCCTCAGCATGGTGCTGCACAGGTTCTGAGCACTGGACAGCCAGACCGTTCTTCGCCGTCCGGCGATGCCGCGTCCAGGCCCGGGCAAACCGGGTGGCGCGCGCCGGGCGGCGGAACGAGGCCGGCCGCGTGCCCGATGGTCAACCAACGACATCAACCAACGACATAGTTACCAACAGGGGTTCGCCAATGGCGGAGATGACATTGAGGGCGCGGCTGAAGGATTCCGATCTGCTGCGGGAAGCCAATCTGATCGGCGGTCGGTGGATCGGAGCCGACAACGGCGCTCTGCTCTCCGTGGTCAATCCATCCACCGGACAGACGGTCGGCAGCGTTCCCGCGATGGGAGCATCCGAGACCCGTCGGGCGATCGAGGCGGCCGGCGAGGCGTTTCCGCGCTGGCGGGCGATGGTGGCCAAGGAGCGTGGCGCCATCCTGCGACGCATGGCCGAGCTGATGCATGAGAACGTCGATGATCTGGCGCTGATCATGACGATCGAACAGGGCAAGCCGCTGGCCGAGGCGCGGGGAGAAGTCGCCTATTCCGCCGGCTTCCTGGAGTGGTTTGCCGAGGAGGCGCGCCGGGTCTATGGCGAGACGATCCCTCCGCACGTTCCCGGCCGCAGGGTGATGGTCGCCAAGGAGCCCATCGGCGTCTTCGCCGCGATCACGCCGTGGAATTTCCCATCGGCGATGATCACCCGCAAAGCCGGTCCGGCATGGGCGGCGGGCTGTACCGGCGTCATCCGCCCGGCCAGCCAGACCCCCTTCTCGGCCCTGGCGCTCGGGGTCCTGGCCGAGCGCGCGGGGCTGCCGCCGGGCGTCTGCAACGTCATCACCGGCCCATCCGGCGCGACCGGCGGAGAATTGACCGCCAATCCCCTGGTGCGGAAGCTCTCCTTCACCGGCTCCACCGAGGTCGGCCGCGTCCTGCTGCGCCAATGCGCCGAGACGATCAAGAAGACCTCGATGGAGCTGGGCGGCAACGCGCCCTTCATCGTGTTCGACGATGCCGATCTGGACGAAGCGGTGAAGGGGGTGCTCGCTTCCAAGTTCCGCAATACCGGCCAGACCTGCGTCTGCGCCAACCGGATCTTCGTTCAGGACGGCGTCTATGACACGTTTGCCGCGAAGCTGAAAACCGCTGTCGAGGCGATGAAGGTCGGCGATGGTCTGGAAGACGGCGTCATGCAGGGACCGCTCATCACCCAGGGCGCGGTCGCCAAGGTGGAGGAGCATATCGCCGACGCCGTGGAAAAGGGCGCGCATGTGGTCACCGGAGGGCGGCGCCATTCCCGTGGCGGCAATTTCTTCGAGCCGACCATCCTGGCCGACGTGCCGTCCGATGCGCTGATCTTCCGCGAGGAGACCTTCGGCCCGGTGGCGCCGCTGTTCCGCTTCTTCACCGAGGAGGAGGCGATCCGGCTGGCGAACGACACGCCGTTCGGCCTTGCCAGCTATTTCTACGCCCGCGACGTCGGCCGCATCTTCCGGGTCGGCGAGGCCCTGGAATATGGCATCGTCGGCATCAACGAGGGGCTCATCTCCACACCCGAGGTGCCGTTCGGCGGCGTCAAGGAAAGCGGGTTGGGACGCGAGGGAAGCCGGCACGGCATCGAGGAATATCTGGAAATCAAATACATGGCCCTCGGCGGTCTATAAGCGCTTGGTCGCCCGCCAGTCGGCTGGTGTTTTCGGGGCAATGATGGAGGTCCGGCGCGACGCCCGGACGGAATGGAAAGGCTCATGCAGGATTATCGACTTCACATCGCCGGCAGCTTCGTCGACCCGGCCGGAGGGGAGTGGATCGACAGCATCGATCCGTATCGCGGCGAAGCCTGGGCCCGGATTCCCCGCGGCACCGGCCGGGATGCCGATCTCGCGGTGGCAGCCGCCAAATCGGCGATGGCGGCGGGGCCATGGGCGTCGATGTCGGCGACCGAGCGGGGGAAGATCCTCCGCAGGATCGGCGACGCGGTTCTCGCCAACGCCGAGCGGCTGGCCCGGGTCGAGGTCCGCGACAACGGCAAGCTGCTGGCGGAAATGCGGGGGCAGCTCGGCGCCATCGCGGAATACTGGTACTATTACGGCGGGTTGGCCGACAAGATCGAGGGAAGCGTCGTTCCCGTCGAAAAGCCCGATGTCCTTGCCTTGACGCTTCGTGAGCCGGTCGGCGTCGTCCTGGCGTTGACCGCCTGGAACTCCCCGCTGATGTTCGTCGCCATGAAGTGTGCGCCGGCGCTGGCCGCCGGCTGTGCGGTGGTGGTGAAGCCGTCGGAGTTCGCATCGGCGAGCACGCTGGAGTTCGCGGCCCTTCTGCAGGAAACCGGGCTGCCGCCGGGCGTGTTCAACGTCGTCACCGGCTATGGGCACGAGATCGGCGCCGCATTGGTCGACCACCCCGACGTGGCGAAGATCAGCTTCACCGGCTCGGACGCGACAGGGGCTCGCATCTACGAAACCGCGGCACGCTCCATGAAGCGGGTGACGATGGAACTCGGCGGCAAGTCGCCCAACATCGTCTTCGCCGATGCCGACCTCGACGCCGCCGCGGCCGGAGCGGTGTCGGGCATCTTCGGTGCGGCGGGCCAGATGTGCACGGCCGGATCGCGGCTGCTGGTGGAGAATTCGATCCGCGAGGCGTTCACCGAACGGCTGGTGGCGCTGGCGGGCTCGATCCGTCTCGGCGACCCGATGGCGCCGGAGACCGATGTCGGTCCCATCGCGACCGCCCCGCAATATCGCAAGGTTCTGGATTATCTGGAGATCGCGGCGGCAAGCGGCGCCCGCTGCATCCTGGGAGGCCGGCCGGCATCGGGTCCGGGCCTGATAGGCGGGCAGTTCGTCGAGCCGACGATCTTCACCGACGTCACCAACGATATGCGCATCGCCCAGGAGGAGGTGTTCGGTCCGATCCTCTCGATCATCGGCTTCGACAGCGAGGAGGAGGCGATCCGGATCGGCAACGATGTGATCTATGGTCTGGCGGCCGGCGTCTGGACCTCGGACATCGGGCGGGCGATCCGCCTGTCGAAGGCGATCAAGGCGGGAACCGTCTGGGTCAACACCTATCGCTCCTACAGCTTCACACTGCCGTCCGGCGGCATGAAGCGGTCCGGTCTGGGGCGGGAGAGCGGGATCGAGGCGATCGGCGAGTTCCTCGAAACCAAGAGCATCATGCTGAACGCGTCTTCCGGGAAGGCGGCCAACCCCTTCGTCCAGCAATAGCGGACCATCCAGCAATCGCTGTCTTGTCGGGGCGGCCCGGGCGGATGTCGAGAAGCGATCCGCCCGGGCCGTCCTCGTCAGAAGGCCGAGGATCGATCGTCCGTGCATCCCGTTTGAAGCCGGCGGTCCCGGCGGATGGCGCCAACAACCCCAACTGCGCATTCGCGCCGCTCAAATTCCGGGTTAGAATTGATGAGGACATATGATTGGAGGAATCGGGCGTTGGATCCGCGCAAGCTGCTCTACTTCGCGACCGTGGTCGAGCACGGAAGCTTCAAGAAGGCGGCTAAGCATCTCAACATTTCCCAGCCGGCGCTCTCGACCTCGATGGACCGCTTCGAGCGCAGCCTCGGCGAGCGGTTGCTCGACCGTGGCCCGAGCGGGGTTTCCCCGACCCCGGCCGGCGATATCCTCTATGCCCATGCCCGGCTGATCCGCGAGGAACTGACCCTCGCCGAGCGGCGCGTCGCCACGCACGAGCACCAGCCCGACGACATGGTCGTCGTCGGCACGCTGCCGAGCCTGATCGCCAACATCATTCCCAGTGCGGTCTGCCGGTGGCGGACCCGGCATCCCGGTCCGACGCTTCGGGTCATCGAGAAAATCCAGCTCGAGCTTTTGATCAGCCTCGTCCGCGGCGAACTGGATTTCATCATCGCCCAGACCGAATGGTACGGCTTCATGGAAGGGCTGCGGCAGCGGGTTCTGTTCCGCGACCGTCTCTATGTGCTGGGACGGCCGGGGCATCCGGCGTTCGAGAGGGACGACGTCACCCTCGGCGATCTCGCCCGATATCCGTGGGTTATCCAGATGATCGGCCGGCAGCGGTCCTTATTGGAGAAACTGCTCGCGCAAGAGCAAGTGGGCATGCCGGCCAGCCTGACGGAATGCGGATCGGTCAACTTCCTGAAGTCCATCGTCGCGGGCAGTGACAGTCTGGCCATGCTGCCCGGCTCGGCGGTCGACGCCGACGTCCATGCCGGCAAACTCCGCCCCTTCAACTTCAACGGTCCGCTGTTCCACCGCGACATCGCGGTGATCTACCGAGACGAGGCCCCGCTGAGCCAGACCAGCAAGGAGTTGGTGGAGGCCGTCGCGAATGCCGGTCTCAAGCTCGCTTCGGCAAGCCTGGCAACGGATCCCCCGAACACCGGCGGCAGCGCCGACGATTTGTGACAACGCCGCCTTGCCGGCCTCATACCTGATGACGATGCTGCCGGTGATCGGCCGCTGCGGATCCTCGGCGGAGACGGAGCGAGCCCCCCCGCCCGTCACGACGGGCGGGGGATACAAGAGACGTTCAATGAAACGAACGTCCGCCATCCACTGCGACCGCGGCACCCGTCATGTAGGATGAGTCCGGGCTGGTCAAAAACAGGACGGCAAACGCGATCTCCAGCGGATCGGCCATGCGGCGCAATGCATAATTGCCGACGAAGGCTGCCGATCCCGTGGCCATCGGGGTATCGACCATGCCGGGGCAAATGCAGTTCACACGGATTTCCGGCGCCAGTTCAGCCGCCAGCGCCCGGCTGAGGGCGACAACGCCGCCCTTGGAGGCCGCGTAGGCGGTATGCTCAGGGGCGTTCGGCAGCAAGCCCTGGGCGGAGGCGATGGTCACGATGGTGGCCCCCGGCGCCTGTTTCAACCAAGGCAGGCAACTGCGGATCACCGAATAGGTTCCTGTCAGGTTGACCTCCAGAACGTGGCGCCACCGCTGCACCGACACATCGGAGACCGGGGCGCGCAGGAAGATGCCGGCCGCATTCACGACTCCGTCGATTCCCCCCAGGGCGGCCGCGGCTTGCTCCACCGTCCTGGCAATCGCCGCATCGTCGGTCACATCGGCCGCGAACGCTTGGCCGCCCGTTGCGGCTGCCATCGCCGCCAGACCCTCGGCATTGCAGTCGAGCAGCGCAAGTGACGCGCCTTCGTCGGCAAACAGTCGCGCAGTGCGGGCACCGATCCCGGAACCGGCCCCGGTTATGACGATGCGGCGTCCCTTCAACCGGCCTGTGGGACTGCGGTCCGGGCGGGCGGCCTCGGTCGCGGGCTTTGCTTCCGACACTTTCTGATGCTCCTATTCGGGATCTTGTGGACAGCTGCCGTCCATCGGGCCGCGCCGGAAAAGAACGCATGACCCGGCTGTTGAGGTGTGGTCACGAACATTTGCAGAACCGGGTCTTTACTGCAACAAGAAGACGAGAACAATGTATTGGCGCCGTTAGCGCCAATATTCCCCTCAATATTTACCCGTCTTCTTTGCGCGATGCGCGATGGCGTCGCCATATATATGTCGGATAATGCATTCGCGGCAAATATTCCGCACCCGAAGCGGATTGCCAGAGTAACCCAAACTTATACCCATCGACGGAACGGCGGGTTTGAGAGGAAATGCAGGCGCTCTCATCAAGAGCTCGTTGCCTCAACGCTTCCGAAAAGCTGGGAAATTACAAGTCTCCATAACTCCATGCTATAGCCTGAAGCTATATGTGAAAGTTCTGGGCGTGAACCCGAAATTGACCGATCGCCTCCCCGGATGAATGGTGTCTTACGAAGCGATTGCCAGGGCGGCCGGTCCGGCCCCGTATTGTCGGCGATCCGAACAGCAAAACCGACGTGCCGATGCCCGTTGGCAGAGACCCGGTTGGGAGCCGCTGATTTCCCGAGACAATCAGCTCGCGAACACCTTCCAAGTGAGCAGGAGATCCTGGCATGCCATATGTGATTTCATTCTTCGACGCTCCCGGCGTTCTCGAAAGAAAGCGCCAAATCCGTCAGATCCATGTCGAATATGTGGCTGCCAACGCCCATCGGATCATCGCAAGCGGTGGTTATTTTCCCGACGATGACGATTTCCCAAACGGCGGTTTGATTATCCTTGACGTGGAAACACGTGAGAAGGCCGTGAATTATATCGAGAATGATCCCTTTTTCCTGAATGGGATCTTTAAAACCTACACGATCAACCGTTGGAAAAAGTTCGTTTTCGATCACCAGCGCGTTCCCGCCTGAAGGGATCGGTCGCTCCAGCCAAGTGCTGACAATAAACCAAACGAAGGGATGGGAGGACGCACATGACCCTCAAACTGACCAGACGCCAGGTCATCGCGGCCGGTGCCGCCTTGCCTCTGGTTCCGACCGCCGCACAGGCGGCCCTTACCGAGAAGCCGGTGCGCTGGATCGTCGGCTATCCGCCGGGCGGATCAACGGACACCTTGGCGCGCATGCTCAGCACCGGCCTGTCGAAAAGCATCGGTCAGACGGTGATCGTCGACAACCGCCCAGGAGCGGGAAGCGCCATCGCGGCGGGGGTGCTCGCCGCTGCCGCACCGGATGGTCTGACCGTCATGGGCGCCGACAACGGGACGCTGATCAACAATCCCGTCCTCTACAAGGATCTGAAATACGATCCGGATCGGGACTTTCGCCCGGTCGGGCTCTACGCCGGCATCAATCTGGTTCTCGCTGTCGGCGTCAACTCGTCGTTCAAAACCGGCGCGGAGTTCGTAGCCGCCGCAAAAGTCGCCAAGGAACCGATCACCTATGCCAGTCCGGGCCTTGGCAGCCCGCTCCATCTCGCCATGGAACGGTTTGTGCGCGACGCCGACATCCGACTCACCCACATTCCCTACCGCGGCATGGCCCCTGCGCTGACAGATGCGCTGGCTTCCGTGGTGCAGAGCATCATCATCGATTATACGACCGCGTCAGAAGCCATCAAAGGCGGGCTTCTCCGCCCCCTGGCGGTTTTCTCCAAGACGCGTCTCGCCGCTCTGCCGGATGTGCCGACCATGTCCGAACAGGGCGTTCCCGGCTTTTCCGCAGGCGCTTGGCAGGGCGTGATCGTTCCGCGCAAGACCCCCGATGCGGTCGTGGCCTCCCTGTCCCATGGATTGACCGCCGCCTTGTCGGATCCCGGCATCAGGCTGCGTTACGATCAACTTGGCCTTGAACTGCCGCAGAGCGATCCAGAAACATTCGCGAGACGCTGGCAGCAGGATAAGGAGTATTGGCCGCAGCTCATCCGAAGCCTCGGCATCAAACTCGATTGAGGATGTTCTCGGCGCCTAACCGGCTTCTTCCGAAGCCGGTTAGACATAACTGGCGATTTCACAATATGACGGGCCTATTATGAGGGCCCGATCGAATCCATTGGCAACCACGCCCTGCTCCTGCAGGCAGCGGCAACGCAAATTTCCGTGCGCGAACCCCAGACCATCGGCAGCTGCGCGACAACGGCCGAAGTCGGACGGGCCATCGCCGAAACCTTTTGAAAGGGCTCGCTCAATTGACCCGGCGGACTGTCCTTACATTTTTTTCCGCATCGGGTTCGGACAGTCCGACTGTCCGAACCCGGCGTCCATCCCCCGTGAGCCGGCCCTCGTGAAGGCACGGCCCAGCGCGGCTCAGTCCGTGAAGCGGATGTTATTCTCGACAATGACGCCTTTCCATCTCTCCGCTTCGCTCGTCAGGAAACGGGAAAGGTCGTCACCGGTTCGAACATCCCACTGAAAAGCGAGGGGCTGAAAACGCTCCTTGAAGGTTGGGGTTTGGACAGCGTAGCTGATGAGGTCGGCCAAGCGCGAGACGATCGCCGCCGGGGTGCCTGCCGGCGCGGCGAAGCTGTACCAGAGCTGGGAGTCGATGTCGGGGAAACCGAGTTCCCGCATGGTTGGAACGTCCGGCAGATTCTTGGACCGTTCCGGCGATGTGACGGCAAGAACGCGCAGCAGCCCTTCACCACGGAGATTGGCCGCCTCCCGCGCGGACGGGAACATCATCTGCGTGTAGCCACCGATCAGGGACTGCATGCCTTCCGGGTTGTTCTTGTAGGTGACGTGAAGACCGCGGCCGCCGATCGCCTTCAGGAACCTGACAGCGGTTAGATGGGCCATGGTTCCGGCACCGGCGCTTGCAAAGGTGATGCCGTCCGACTTCGTCGCGACTGTCTTGATGTCGTCGACCGACATGATGCTGGATGAGGCGGGAACCACCAGAGCCATCGGGTAGCCGCCGATCTTGATGATCGGGGTGAAACTTTTCATGCCGTACTTCAAATTCTCGCGCAGGACAGTCTGAACCAGGGCGGCCGAATGAAGGCACAGCAGCGTGTAGCCGTCGGGCGCGGAAAGAGCGACCGCCATCGATCCGATCGTGGTCGCAGCACCACCACGGTTCTCGACGATCACGGTTTGCCCCAGGCCGGGGCCGATGGCTTCCGAGATAAAGCGCGACAATGTATCGTCATCGCCGCCCGGCGGGTTGGCCACCACGATCTTGACGACACGGCTTGGATAGTTCGCCTGTGCCTGCGCCAATGAAACCCGTGTGAATCCCGCAAGACTCAGCGCAGACGCACCAAGCATAAAATTCCGCCGTGATGTCATGCCAACCCTCCATGGCTTGCTGGTATTTTGATTGTGTCAGTCAAGATCGAAGCGTCCCGTGCCGGTCATTGAATACATTAATATTCGCTGATTTTCAGCATCATCAATAATTGAGCTATATGATGATGTTATATCCCTTCGCTCTGGCCCATCATTAGATATGGCCTCCATGCGATTGATCGCTTAACAAACAAACGTGAAACCCTGGCCGTCCAATGATGGTTTGCGCGAAGGCCATACCCCCTCGGGTGGAGCGCACACGATAAGTCCACATTGGGAACGGCTGGAATGTCTACAGATGAGGGTATGAGATGGTTGATACGAACCTGATGCGTGGGCTTTGCATGATTGCAATAGCCCTTTTTGTCATCGCCAATGCAATCCAATACCCCATCGGCGATTTGGCTCATGCCGGACCAGGGATGTTTCCACTTATTGTGAGCGGCATTTTGCTTGTCCTGGCATCGATTTCCGTTTTGCAATCACGGTTCCTGAAAGCCGTCCCATTCTCGTTCAACGTCAAGAACATCGGATTGCTCTTGTCGAGCTTGATCGGCTTTGTGGTCAGCTCCCACTTCGTGAATGCGCTTCTCGGCATTTTCGTGATGGTCTTCATCGCCGGTTCGGTCGCCGCGACATACTCCTGGAAACGCAATCTTCAGATCGCCATCGGCCTCGCCATTGTCGCTCTGGCCTTCCAAGAAATTCTCGGTCTTCATCTGGGGCTGATCTGATGGATCTCCTGCAAAACCTCGCCTTCGGGTTCGAACACGCACTGACGATCGAAAACCTGCTTTTCTGCGCGGCCGGATGCGTCATCGGCACGCTCGTCGGCCTGCTTCCGGGGTTGGGCCCGCTCGCCACGATCAGTCTGCTTCTGCCGCTGACCTATTCGATCCCGATGAGCGGCGCGCTGATCATGCTTGCGGGCATCTATTACGGTGCACAGTATGGCGACAGCGTCAGCGCGATCACCATGAAGATTCCCCATGCCACCAGCATCGTGGCCTGCATCGACGGCTATAAGATGACGCTCAAGGGAAAAACCGGCCTCGCCCTCTTCACCGCCGGCATCTCCAGCTTCATCGGCGGCACCTTCGCGCTTGTCGTGCTCGCATGCTTCGCTCCCTCGCTCGGCAAGATCGCGTTTTTCTTCGGCCCTGCGGATTACTGCGCCCTGATGCTGCTCGGCTTCTTCTGCGTCAGCTTCGTGACGACCGGAAGCCTGTTGAACGGCCTGATGATGTGCATGCTCGGTGTGATCTTCGGACAGATCGGCACCGATCTTGAGACAGGAATTCAGCGCTTCACCTTCGATCTTCCCGTTCTATACGAAGGCGTGAACGTCGTCAGTG is a window encoding:
- a CDS encoding tripartite tricarboxylate transporter substrate binding protein, with protein sequence MTLKLTRRQVIAAGAALPLVPTAAQAALTEKPVRWIVGYPPGGSTDTLARMLSTGLSKSIGQTVIVDNRPGAGSAIAAGVLAAAAPDGLTVMGADNGTLINNPVLYKDLKYDPDRDFRPVGLYAGINLVLAVGVNSSFKTGAEFVAAAKVAKEPITYASPGLGSPLHLAMERFVRDADIRLTHIPYRGMAPALTDALASVVQSIIIDYTTASEAIKGGLLRPLAVFSKTRLAALPDVPTMSEQGVPGFSAGAWQGVIVPRKTPDAVVASLSHGLTAALSDPGIRLRYDQLGLELPQSDPETFARRWQQDKEYWPQLIRSLGIKLD
- a CDS encoding tripartite tricarboxylate transporter substrate binding protein — encoded protein: MTSRRNFMLGASALSLAGFTRVSLAQAQANYPSRVVKIVVANPPGGDDDTLSRFISEAIGPGLGQTVIVENRGGAATTIGSMAVALSAPDGYTLLCLHSAALVQTVLRENLKYGMKSFTPIIKIGGYPMALVVPASSSIMSVDDIKTVATKSDGITFASAGAGTMAHLTAVRFLKAIGGRGLHVTYKNNPEGMQSLIGGYTQMMFPSAREAANLRGEGLLRVLAVTSPERSKNLPDVPTMRELGFPDIDSQLWYSFAAPAGTPAAIVSRLADLISYAVQTPTFKERFQPLAFQWDVRTGDDLSRFLTSEAERWKGVIVENNIRFTD
- a CDS encoding tripartite tricarboxylate transporter TctB family protein — encoded protein: MVDTNLMRGLCMIAIALFVIANAIQYPIGDLAHAGPGMFPLIVSGILLVLASISVLQSRFLKAVPFSFNVKNIGLLLSSLIGFVVSSHFVNALLGIFVMVFIAGSVAATYSWKRNLQIAIGLAIVALAFQEILGLHLGLI